A stretch of DNA from Silvanigrella paludirubra:
AAGCCCTTAGAACAAGGACCACTAGAAAGAAAAATTCGAATTTTATTAGCTTCTAAAAAATTCAATGATGCAAAAAAATCATTGATGGAATATATGCAACGTCCTCAAATTTCAAAAGTTTCTAAACTTCAAATGCAAGCAGAATTTGAATATGGAACGGGAAACTATGGGGTTGCAAGTAACCACGCACTCAGTGTTCTTAAATCTACGGGTGGATCTGTTCTTCTTTTCTCTTTATTAGGAAAATGTTTTATAAAATTAAAAGATTTTAAAACGGCATTAAAATGTTTTGAAAAAGCTCATGAACTTTCACCTACAAACATGGATCGTATCCTTACTCTTGTTGACTTAAAACAAGAATCTGGAAAGGTTGCAGAAGCAAAATCATTATTGGACGATGCTAAAAAGATTGACCCAACGAATACAGAAGTGATTGAAACGGACTATCGAATCGCAATTAAAAATTCAGAAAATCAAAAAGCGTCTCAAATTCTAAAAAATTTGAATTCATTAACAGGCGTTATTGGCTTGATAAATAATGATGCCGTTGCAAGAATTCGTTCGGGAAATTTTGAAGATGGTATTAAACTTTATAAAAATGCATTAGAAAGTTTAACAGAAGATTTAAATGACTATAAAGGATTAATCACATATAATTTAGCTCTTGCTCACGCTCGAAATAAAGATCTTAAAAGTGCTTTAGAAACTTTAAATTCAATTGAAATCAAATCGAATACAAAAATTTATAAAAAATTTAAAAGTTTTAAAGTAAAAGTGAAAATGGCTTCATTAAGTGGTGGACAAATTGATTCATTAGATAATTTTAATGAAAATAAAGAAACAGAGGAGGCTCAGAGCTCTAAAAGTTCAAGCGATGATAATGATGAAAAAAAAGGGACATCAATATATGAAAATATATTGAATGATATTGAAAAAAAATCGGAAGTTAAAAAAGGTTCTCGTTGTTGCTATAAAATATACAATAGAGTGGATAAAAACCTTTAAATTTAATTTAATTCTTTAAAATTAAATTTTATCATTTTAGATTTATACCCAATTATTAAAGATAAGAATAAAATAATTGCAATATATAATGTAAATGAGAAAATAGTCTCATTATAAAAAATTCCAAACATGGCAGAAAATAAAGAACCAATTATAAAAAACATAAAATAAAGTAACGCAGAAGCCATGCCTTTAGACTGTGTCGTTGAATCTAGAATAAGTCTGGTAAAAGGAGCCGAAAGAATACCATAACCGAAATTAAAACATGTAAATGCAGCTATAATTAAATACAAATTATTAGGAGCAATGTAAGAAAATAAAACTGTTACGATTGATGAAATAAATGTAATCATAAATCCAATGGATAATGATTTAAAGGAGTTCATAAATTTTGATAAATATCTTAAAGTAAATGTGCCTAATATAAATGCCATAAATATGGGAATTTGAACAAGACTAAATTCGCTTTTATTTAAATGATAAAGATTCATTAAAACAATAGGCGAGCTTGAAATCCATACAATTACAGAACCAAATGATAGAGCAAAACTAATGCTGCCAAATATAAAATTTTTATTTTTAATTAAATCTAAATATATAGTAAGAATAGGTTTCAATCTTATTTTTATTTTTTTGTCATTTGTGAGTGTTTCTGGCATAAAAAACCATAAACCAATCAGTCCTATCAATGACAATAAAAATGTCGTAACAAAAATGTAGCGCCAGCCTGCAAAAAGCATAACAGTACTACCTGCAAGAGGGCCTATCATAGGAGCAAATAAAGCAACGGAAGCCATCCAAGAAATCACATTGATGGCTTCTTTTTCTTTATAGAGTTCATGGACGCAAGCGTAACCTGCAACACCTATAAAACAGGGACCCATACCTTGAAGAATGCGTGCAACAAAAAAATTAGGCATATTAGAAGCAAGAATTCCAATTATATTTCCAATTAATACAATGACGCCTCCAACAAACATGGTAGAGCGCCTACCATATCTGTCAGAAATAGGTCCAACAAAAAGTTGAATTGAAAGGGATCCTAATAAAAATATGGATAATGATAAAGGAACAAGACTTTCCGAAACTTGAAATTCTTTTACAACATCTATTAATGCAGGTAAAATCATGTCATTGGACATGTATACAGCAAATTCAAATAAAACGAGAAAAATCAAAAAATAAATATTTTTGTTACTTTTAGCCATTATTCCACGTCGGATAAATTTAGTATTGCCATAAATGCCTCTTGAGGTATTTCGACACTTCCAACTTGTTTCATACGCTTTTTACCTTCTTTTTGTTTATCAAGTAATTTACGTTTACGTGAAATATCGCCTCCATAACATTTTGCCGTAACATCTTTACGCATGGCACTTAACGTTTCACGTGCAATGACTTTTGAACCAATTGCTGCTTGTAAAGGGACTTCAAATTGTTGTCTTGGAATAACTTCTCTTAGTTTTTTAACAAGTAAACGGCCTCTTTCATAGGAATTGCTTCGGTGCACAATACAAGAAAGAGCATCGAGAGGTTCTCCATTTACTAAAATATCAAGACGCACGAGGTCACTTTCTTTATAATCATGAAATTCATAATCCATGCTTGCATAGCCACGAGATATACTTTTAATTCTATCAAAAAAGTCAAAAACCATTTCGTTTAAAGGAAGTTCATATTGAAGCATGACACGACTTTGCGAGAGGTATTCCATTTTTGTTTGAAGACCACGGCGCTCTGCTAATAAAGCCATAACTCCACCAAGATGTTCTTGAGGCATATGGAATGTTGCTTTTACAACGGGCTCCGAAAATTTAGCAATATTTGCGGGTGGTGGTAAATTGGATGGGTTATCGACGCGAAGTTCTTCCCCTTTTGTGGTTTCTACAATGTAAACACAAGTAGGAGCCGTAAAAATAACATTCATATTATATTCGCGCTCTAAACGTTCTTGAATAATTTCCATATGCAAAAGACCTAAAAAGCCACAACGAAATCCAAAACCAAGTGCAACAGAAGTCTCAGGCTCATAACTTAACGAACTGTCGTTTAAAGTAAGTTTAGCAAGAGCATCTTTTAAGTTTTCAAATTGATTGGTTTCAACAGGAAAAATTCCTGCAAAAACCATTTGTTTTGCTTTTTTAAAACCAGGTAATGGCTCAACATTTGAATTTGCCATACAAATGGTATCACCAACGCGGGAATCTTTAACGTCTTTTACATTTGCTATAATATAACCCACTTCGCCGGCGCTTAAACTGTCACGTTGATAAGCTTTAACACACATAATGCCCACTTTTTGGACCTCAAATGTTTTGCCAGAGTGCATCATTTTAATTTGATCACCTATTTTTACAATACCATCTACTACTCTCACTAATACAATTACGCCTTGATATGGGTCAAACCAGCTATCAAAAATAAGTGCACGGAGATCTTTACTGCGTGTGTCTTCTGGGGCGGGGACGTAATGAATAATGGCTTCCAGAACGTCAGCAACACCCATACCCGTCTTAGCGCTACATTTTATTGCGTTAGAGGTGTCTATGGCGAGCTCTTCTTCAATTTGAAAACAAACTCGATCATAGTCTGCACTGGGAAGATCGGCTTTGTTTATGACAGGAATAATTTCAACATTATTATCACCTGCTAAATAAACATTTGCCACTGTTTGTGCTTCAACACCTTGCGTGGCGTCGACAACTAGGAGTGCTCCTTCACAAGCAGTTAGGCTTCGACTTACTTCATAAGTAAAATCCACATGACCAGGAGTATCAATTAAATTTAATGTATAAATTTTTCCATCTTTTGCTTTATAATCTACAGTTGCTGTTTGAGCTTTGATGGTAATCCCACGTTCGCGCTCTAAGTCCATACTATCAAGTATTTGCGCTTGTTTATCGCGATCAGCCACAGCCCCCGTAAGTTCCAATAAGCGATCGGCTAGAGTAGACTTACCGTGATCTATATGGGCAATAATACAAAAGTTTCTTATTAGATCTGGTTCAGCATTTGTTGTTTTGCTCATTCTTTTCTACCTTAGTTAAAATAAAAATCAATTTCTGCCGATAGCATAACCCAAGGAAACATACTCAATAGTTTGTAATTCGCAAGGACTGTTATGCTCTTACGTTTTCAATATGAACCTTTAACAAAATTTATCTGTTTCATGCTACCTTCTTTTTTTATTTCCTGCCAATCCGTTGAAGAAGATGATATCACTCATTTATCTCCACTTGTTTCTTCTCAAGAGTATGTATATATTCCTATTAAAAGAGTATTATTTGATTATTACGACAAAAAAAAGTGGCGTTTTATAACTCAACAAATTGATTATATTGACGGTAAAAATATGCAATCTTTATCTTCACTGTGGATTTTTGATTATATGCCAATAGAAATCATTGTATTAGATAATCCTAATATAAATGAATCCGTTACTTTTGATTTTCAAGAAAGTAATGGCATTTCATTTAGAAAAACAAATATTTATTTGCCTTTTAAAGAAACAACAGAATCAGATGACTTAGATGATCAGCTTCCTACTTGTAAAGGAACAGAGTTTCGTGCAATAGCAAGAATTGTCAGTAACTTAAAATATATTGGAATTCATAAATTAAAAAATAATATTGAATTAAGGGAAAACGATTTACGAAATTGGTTTTCATTAGGTGAAATAATTTGCTTAAATATTGTCAGACTATAATTTATATTTTATTTTTAATACCGCAGAATCTATTTGCATTAGAATGGGTTGGTGCGTGTGAAAGAGATTTTCCCCCTTATAATTATATTGAAAATGGAAAATATATAGGAATAGATACAGAAATAGTAACATTAGTCATGAAAAAATTAAAAATTAATTTTTCGATTCATACGGATACCTGGGATAATGTTTTTCATAATCTAAAAGAAAATAAATATGATTTTGCTTGGCAATTTGTTGATACTCCTGCTAGACGAAAGTATTTCTATTTTGTTGGACCTATTCGTTATGGACTAGATGTATTTGTTGTAAAAAGTACTTCAAATATTACGAATTGGAAAAATATGCGAGATTTTGATGGAATGAAAGCAGGTGTTATAAAAACTTATAGTTATGATCACAAATTTGATACCGCAAAAAATTTTACTAAAGTTCAATTTAATAATATGAATGATCTTTTAAATGGCCTTATAAATAACAAAGTCGATTTTATTATAGGTGATTTTAATACAATTTTATTTATATCAAATAAGAATAATTTGAATGATAAAATTCGCTTTTTACCTTCTTCAATTAAAAAAGTACCAAGATATATTGCTTTTGCAAAAAAAAGTAAACATAGAGGATTATATTTTGAGAGAAAATTAAATGAAATCATAAATTCAAAAGAATATAATGATATTATTGAAAAATATGAAAATCTCTTTAAAAATAGAAGATAACTTTACATTAATTATCTAAATGGTTTTTGCCTAAATCTGAAAGCATGCGTCCTCTTGCTGTTCTTAACACAAATCCCCTATAAACTAAATAAGGTTCATAAACATCTTCCAATGTGGATTTTTCTTCATTTAATGCAGCAGCTATGGCATCTAGACCAACGGGTCCTCCTTGGTATCGATCTTTCATTATTTTTAAAAAATCTCTATCCATAATACATAGACCTTCACTATCAACACCTAATCTTTTTAGTGCTAAATTAACAACATCACAATCAATTGAGATTTTATTAGAAACTAAAGCAAAATCTAATATTCTTTTTAATAATTGATTTGCGATACGTGGCGTTCCACGGCATCGGGTTGATAAAAGAAAGGCTGCTTCATTTTCAAGTTGCGCATTCATTATTTTCGCGCTTCGCATTAATATTTTTGTTAATGATTCAGGCGAATAAAAGTCAAGGTGTTCTTGAATTCCAAATCTATCTCTTAAGGGAGCGGAAATGGCACCTGCTTTTGTTGTTGCTCCTATGATACAAAATGGAGGTAAATCAAATTTTACCGTTCTTGCTGTAGGTCCTTGTCCAATTAAAATATCTAATCTCATATCTTCCATTGCTGAATATAATATTTCTTCAACATTAGAGGGTAATCTATGAATTTCATCTATAAATAGGATTGTTTTTGATTCAATGCTTGCAAGAATACCCATTAGATCTGCGGCGCGTTCTATGACGGGACCAGATGTTACTTTAATTTGATAGCCCATTGTTTCGGCAACAATGCCAGCTAAAGTTGTTTTACCTAAACCGGGTGGTCCATGAAATAAACAATGATCTAACATTTTTCCACGTAACTTTGCAGCCTGTGTATAAACTTTTAAATTTTCACAAACCCTTTCTTGACCAGGATATTCATCAAAATTTTTGGGTCTCAAATTTAAATGTGGTTCTATCGTATCATTTGCTAATTCAGGTAAAACAATTGAATTATCAAATTTGGTATGTACACTGGTATCCATATTTTGTAACCTTAATGTTTTAAGATCATTCTTTCAGAAAGCTTTGAAAGCGATTCTTTTAATGCAAGTTCAAAAGAAATATTTTCTCCATGTTGTAAGCGTTGTTCAACGCTGTTTACTACTTCAAAATATTGTTTGTCTTTATAACCTAAATGAAATAATGCGCTTTTTAAATCTTCTACTATTTGTTTTCTTATAAGTTTTTGTTCAATTTTTTGAGATGCTTTATTGCTATTTAAAATAGATCCTGCCATATTTTCAGAAATTTTAGTTTTTTGAATTTCAATATCATCCCGTTTTCGCGCTAATTTCTTTTGTAATTTATCTTTTAATTCTAAGACAAGTCTTTCTGCAGTTTTAGGACCCACTCCTGGAATAGATGTTAGTTTCGTTATTTGAGCTGTTGTAATAATTTCACATAAATCATAACCATCTACTGGTCCTAATAAAGCTAATGCCGCTTTAGGTCCTACACCAGAAACCTGAATCAATTCTTGAAAAACTTTTTTATCAAATGAAGATGAAAAACCAAATAATCGAATGGCGTCTTCACGTACATGAGTTAAAATACTCAATTGAACCTCATTTAAAAGTGTCGGCAATTGACATAATGTAGTAGCAGGAACTTCAATTTCATAGCCAACACCACCTACATCTATAACTATATTTTCGGGGTTTTTTTCTATCAAGATTCCTCTTAAAAATCCAATCATGAACGAATCCTTTACATATGAATCAAGTTATCTATAAAACAAGAGTCTTAAATTAGATATCAGATCATAACATATTTTGATTTAAACAAGCTTTTGCTAGGAAAATAAAAAATTAAAAATGAAACCTGATTTAAAATATGTTTAAAATTTGAACACATTTTTTGGTTATTTAAAGTGCTTCCTCTTTTTTGTCAAATTAAAAAAAATAAATGTTTTATAGACAAAAACTTAAAAATCGTGTTCGTTATCACTACTGTGTGGATAAATAATTTATTCTGTTGGGGAATCATTATGGATGATAGAATATTAGGCGAATTTTTAGGTTGCGTTTTTTTAATTTTATTTGGTGGTGGTGTTGTTGCAAATACATTGCTTTCAAAGTCAAAAGGATTAAATGCGGGTTGGCTTGCCATTTCGACAGGTTGGGGATTTGCTGTAATGGGAGGCGTTTTTGTTGCTAAATCGGTTGGATCCATTCAAGCGGACTTAAACCCTGCTGTTACTTTAGCAAAATATTTATTGGGTGGAATTTATTCTTTATCCGATTTATTTCCTATCATGCTTGCCCAAATATCTGGATGTTTTTTAGGTGCTACTTTAGTTTGGTTAACTTATTTACCACATTGGAAAGAAACAAGAGATCCCTCTCTTAAATTAGCTGTTTTTTCAACAGGCCCAGCAATAAGACACTCACCTTCAAATTTAATGACCGAAGTGATTGGAACAACTATTTTGGTTTTTGGAATTGGTGCTATTTTTGGTAAGGCCACAAATAACGGTGCTATATCTCCTGCAATGGGACCTTATCTTGTCGGTATATTAGTTTGGGCCATTGGCCTTTCATTAGGGGGCTCAACTGGTTATGCAATAAACCCAGCAAGAGATTTAGGACCAAGAATTGCACATGCTTTGTTACCTATAGCAGGCAAAGGAAAATCGGATTGGACTTATTCTTGGATCCCTGTTTTGGGGCCAGTTCTTGGCGGTATTATTGGTGCTTATTTATGGAAAACTTTTTTATAAATAAAAAATTTAACAATTAATTATATCCTAGTTCTAATGAAAATTCACCAATAATACCTGTTTCAATTATATTCGATTTAATGGAATCTGTATTTGTATATCTACTTAAATAAAATAACTTTGCTCCGAAACCAAAAGCAGAACTTTGATGATTTATTTTTAACTCACCTTTATAACCATTTCCAATATATTTAAATCCATAATTAATTGGAAATGTCAAAATATAACTTCCTTCAATTAGGGCTTTTATATTTTCTTTCTCAAAAAATTGATATCCAAGAGAAAGTTTATTATTTATAATATAAACTAATTTATCTTGCATCGTATTAAAACCCTGGGATTCATATACAATATCTTGTGAAATTGAGCTTTCTGCATTATAAATTACATCATAATTTGTTTTATAATTGACCCCAAAAAAAGTACTAAATAAATATTTTTGGCGATTAATAATATCGTAAATAGGCGATTTTAATAAATCTACATATAAAACTTCTGAGCCAAAATAACTATACAAGTTGTCTTCCCAGTTTTGGTTTAAAGCGGCAGATAAGCTTGGACTTGCTGCAGAATAGAGAGCAGCATGTGAGTTAGAATTATTATTATACTCATTAAAAGTTAAGTATCTTACTCCTAGATTCATATCTAAAGTATGAGGAGTATGTCTCCCATTATGACTCATAATAGTAACTTTTTCAGAAAAATTAGATTTTAAATTTTCACATTTAACTAAAATTTTGTAAATATATTTTTCTTCATATAAAATGGATTTATCTTCAAATTGTCCATCTAATTCAGAAGAATGAATTAAGATAAAATCATCAAAATTTGGAGATTCTGAACGAAAAATTTCGTATTCCATTTTGATATTACTTTCTAATTTTTTCCAGCTTAGAAATATAGAGTTATCTTTTGAATATGCTATTAAATCAATAGGCTCTTTTGGCGTTGTTATAATTGAGACGATATCAGAATTCACTTCTATATTTTCTTTATTTATTGCTGAAATAATATAAAATACTTCATTTCCGGGTTTTACTTTTTTGTCTATAAAATGGTTGTCTTTAATGTTTTTTGCGATAGTTTCATAGTTATTTTCTTTTTCATAGGAACGTTTAATAGAATATAAATAATTTGAGTTTGTTATTAATTTGTCCCAATTTATTTCAACATCATATTTTTCAATTAGATTCAATTTAATATTATTGACAGAATTTGATTTTGTTAAAATGCGAACGATATTTGATTCTATTTTTTTATTATATTCATTTTCAGCAATGATTTTATAAAAATATTGAAAACCATTTAAAGCGGATTTATCAATGAAATCGGTTTCATTTAAATTTTCAGTTATAACTTCATAAGTATTAAAATTATTTGGCGATCTTAACACAGAATATTTTAATGGTATATTTCCTAAATTTTTGTTCCAATTTAAATGGACTTCTGAGTTTTCATAAGAAATATTTAGTTTAATTTTACTATGTTCTGTTTTTGTTGAAAAAATATTAGAATATATTTCGACGCCATCTTCATTTTTACCAATAATCTGATAAAAGTAATTACTATCATGTTTAATTCCTCTGTCTCTGAATAGTTTCATTTTCAAATTAGAAGCAATTGTTTTAAATTCATCATTTAGTGATGTAGATCTTAATACATCATATTTAATTGGTATTTTAGATTTTCCA
This window harbors:
- a CDS encoding Bcr/CflA family efflux MFS transporter; this translates as MAKSNKNIYFLIFLVLFEFAVYMSNDMILPALIDVVKEFQVSESLVPLSLSIFLLGSLSIQLFVGPISDRYGRRSTMFVGGVIVLIGNIIGILASNMPNFFVARILQGMGPCFIGVAGYACVHELYKEKEAINVISWMASVALFAPMIGPLAGSTVMLFAGWRYIFVTTFLLSLIGLIGLWFFMPETLTNDKKIKIRLKPILTIYLDLIKNKNFIFGSISFALSFGSVIVWISSSPIVLMNLYHLNKSEFSLVQIPIFMAFILGTFTLRYLSKFMNSFKSLSIGFMITFISSIVTVLFSYIAPNNLYLIIAAFTCFNFGYGILSAPFTRLILDSTTQSKGMASALLYFMFFIIGSLFSAMFGIFYNETIFSFTLYIAIILFLSLIIGYKSKMIKFNFKELN
- the lepA gene encoding translation elongation factor 4 → MSKTTNAEPDLIRNFCIIAHIDHGKSTLADRLLELTGAVADRDKQAQILDSMDLERERGITIKAQTATVDYKAKDGKIYTLNLIDTPGHVDFTYEVSRSLTACEGALLVVDATQGVEAQTVANVYLAGDNNVEIIPVINKADLPSADYDRVCFQIEEELAIDTSNAIKCSAKTGMGVADVLEAIIHYVPAPEDTRSKDLRALIFDSWFDPYQGVIVLVRVVDGIVKIGDQIKMMHSGKTFEVQKVGIMCVKAYQRDSLSAGEVGYIIANVKDVKDSRVGDTICMANSNVEPLPGFKKAKQMVFAGIFPVETNQFENLKDALAKLTLNDSSLSYEPETSVALGFGFRCGFLGLLHMEIIQERLEREYNMNVIFTAPTCVYIVETTKGEELRVDNPSNLPPPANIAKFSEPVVKATFHMPQEHLGGVMALLAERRGLQTKMEYLSQSRVMLQYELPLNEMVFDFFDRIKSISRGYASMDYEFHDYKESDLVRLDILVNGEPLDALSCIVHRSNSYERGRLLVKKLREVIPRQQFEVPLQAAIGSKVIARETLSAMRKDVTAKCYGGDISRKRKLLDKQKEGKKRMKQVGSVEIPQEAFMAILNLSDVE
- a CDS encoding substrate-binding periplasmic protein, whose translation is MLKYCQTIIYILFLIPQNLFALEWVGACERDFPPYNYIENGKYIGIDTEIVTLVMKKLKINFSIHTDTWDNVFHNLKENKYDFAWQFVDTPARRKYFYFVGPIRYGLDVFVVKSTSNITNWKNMRDFDGMKAGVIKTYSYDHKFDTAKNFTKVQFNNMNDLLNGLINNKVDFIIGDFNTILFISNKNNLNDKIRFLPSSIKKVPRYIAFAKKSKHRGLYFERKLNEIINSKEYNDIIEKYENLFKNRR
- the ruvB gene encoding Holliday junction branch migration DNA helicase RuvB is translated as MDTSVHTKFDNSIVLPELANDTIEPHLNLRPKNFDEYPGQERVCENLKVYTQAAKLRGKMLDHCLFHGPPGLGKTTLAGIVAETMGYQIKVTSGPVIERAADLMGILASIESKTILFIDEIHRLPSNVEEILYSAMEDMRLDILIGQGPTARTVKFDLPPFCIIGATTKAGAISAPLRDRFGIQEHLDFYSPESLTKILMRSAKIMNAQLENEAAFLLSTRCRGTPRIANQLLKRILDFALVSNKISIDCDVVNLALKRLGVDSEGLCIMDRDFLKIMKDRYQGGPVGLDAIAAALNEEKSTLEDVYEPYLVYRGFVLRTARGRMLSDLGKNHLDN
- the ruvA gene encoding Holliday junction branch migration protein RuvA, whose product is MIGFLRGILIEKNPENIVIDVGGVGYEIEVPATTLCQLPTLLNEVQLSILTHVREDAIRLFGFSSSFDKKVFQELIQVSGVGPKAALALLGPVDGYDLCEIITTAQITKLTSIPGVGPKTAERLVLELKDKLQKKLARKRDDIEIQKTKISENMAGSILNSNKASQKIEQKLIRKQIVEDLKSALFHLGYKDKQYFEVVNSVEQRLQHGENISFELALKESLSKLSERMILKH
- a CDS encoding MIP/aquaporin family protein; this encodes MDDRILGEFLGCVFLILFGGGVVANTLLSKSKGLNAGWLAISTGWGFAVMGGVFVAKSVGSIQADLNPAVTLAKYLLGGIYSLSDLFPIMLAQISGCFLGATLVWLTYLPHWKETRDPSLKLAVFSTGPAIRHSPSNLMTEVIGTTILVFGIGAIFGKATNNGAISPAMGPYLVGILVWAIGLSLGGSTGYAINPARDLGPRIAHALLPIAGKGKSDWTYSWIPVLGPVLGGIIGAYLWKTFL